The Iamia majanohamensis genome window below encodes:
- a CDS encoding gamma-glutamyl-gamma-aminobutyrate hydrolase family protein, with protein MTGRPIAAERLTGSNENYVGLPADYHAELAAGGALGVMLSPRALPDEEADAVVARFDGLVLTGGEDVDPALYGQEAVPETYGHDGGIDRFEEALYRAARRRGVPVLAICRGLQLLNVVHGGTLSQHIVGEPGRLLHGIPMGGGGSEIGASVEPGSRLAEALGRVEAVGVCHHHQAVDRVADDLRVVARAPDGTVEGLEPVDGDDWVVAVQWHPEDSSASDPVQRALFTAFAQACRERSGVLEG; from the coding sequence GTGACCGGACGGCCGATCGCGGCCGAGCGCCTCACCGGCAGCAACGAGAACTACGTCGGCCTCCCCGCCGACTACCACGCCGAGCTGGCCGCGGGCGGCGCCCTGGGCGTGATGCTCTCGCCCCGGGCCCTGCCCGACGAGGAGGCCGACGCCGTGGTCGCCCGGTTCGACGGGCTGGTGCTCACCGGCGGCGAGGACGTCGACCCCGCGCTGTACGGCCAGGAGGCGGTGCCCGAGACCTACGGCCACGACGGCGGCATCGACCGCTTCGAGGAGGCGCTGTACCGGGCCGCCCGGCGGCGGGGCGTGCCGGTGCTGGCCATCTGCCGGGGCCTCCAGCTGCTGAACGTCGTCCACGGCGGCACCCTCAGCCAGCACATCGTGGGCGAGCCCGGCCGCCTGCTCCACGGCATCCCCATGGGCGGGGGCGGCTCCGAGATCGGTGCGTCGGTGGAGCCCGGCTCGCGCCTGGCCGAGGCGCTGGGCAGGGTCGAGGCCGTCGGCGTCTGCCACCACCACCAGGCCGTCGACCGCGTGGCCGACGACCTCCGCGTCGTGGCCCGGGCCCCCGACGGCACCGTCGAGGGCCTCGAGCCCGTCGACGGCGACGACTGGGTGGTGGCCGTCCAGTGGCACCCCGAGGACTCTTCGGCCTCCGACCCCGTCCAGCGCGCCCTCTTCACCGCCTTCGCGCAGGCCTGCCGCGAGCGCAGTGGGGTGCTCGAGGGCTGA
- a CDS encoding flavin reductase family protein, with product MSDTDEDREDYDKLRRRVLWSFPYGLYVLGSRDGDRRNGMTINWVTQVSFDPKLVAVGIEKTAFTHELVEAGQAFSLNTIARDDRAIVRKFTKPVEVDTEAMTLNGFPFHDGATGSPILDQAPAYVDCEVRQAVDCGGHTLFIGEVVDADFQADEDTEVLRMEDTRMSYGG from the coding sequence GTGAGCGACACCGACGAGGACCGCGAGGACTACGACAAGCTCCGGCGCCGGGTCCTGTGGTCGTTCCCCTACGGCCTGTACGTGCTCGGCTCGCGCGACGGCGACCGCCGCAACGGCATGACCATCAACTGGGTCACCCAGGTCAGCTTCGACCCCAAGCTGGTGGCCGTGGGGATCGAGAAGACGGCGTTCACCCACGAGCTGGTCGAGGCCGGCCAGGCCTTCAGCCTCAACACCATCGCCCGGGACGACCGGGCCATCGTCCGGAAGTTCACCAAGCCGGTCGAGGTCGACACCGAGGCCATGACCCTCAACGGCTTCCCCTTCCACGACGGGGCCACCGGCAGTCCGATCCTCGACCAGGCCCCGGCCTACGTGGACTGCGAGGTCCGCCAGGCCGTCGACTGCGGCGGCCACACCCTGTTCATCGGCGAGGTCGTCGACGCCGACTTCCAGGCCGACGAGGACACCGAGGTGCTCCGCATGGA